Proteins found in one Salinimonas lutimaris genomic segment:
- a CDS encoding AAA family ATPase: MISKEFTGLINALGQHIIGKPQQLKLAVACMLARGHLLIEDLPGMGKTTLSHGLANLFGLDFSRIQFTSDLLPADMLGANIYNSHSRDFEFRHGPVFNQLVLADEINRASPKTQSALLEAMEEHQVSIDGTTYPLPEPFFVVGTQNPGYQSGTYPLPESQLDRFLMCISLGYPDWEAEKAMLRQRSERHQQPLNSLLNIETLLAWQQDVVNVNAADPVLDYILRLVTTSRTTPGFPNALSPRASKAILQAAKAWAYMHERDYVVPEDVQAVFVAVAEHRLRSANQESAAEAVLSQRLLESVDPLAA; the protein is encoded by the coding sequence ATGATAAGTAAAGAATTTACCGGGCTGATTAATGCTCTGGGTCAGCATATTATTGGAAAACCTCAACAGCTGAAACTGGCCGTGGCCTGCATGCTGGCCAGAGGACATTTATTAATCGAAGATTTGCCCGGTATGGGTAAAACCACCCTGTCACATGGCCTGGCGAATTTATTCGGGCTGGACTTCTCGCGAATTCAGTTTACCTCTGATCTGCTGCCCGCCGACATGCTAGGCGCCAATATTTACAACAGCCATAGCCGGGACTTTGAGTTTCGCCATGGTCCGGTCTTTAATCAGCTGGTACTGGCCGATGAAATTAATCGGGCCAGCCCTAAAACCCAGAGCGCCCTGCTCGAAGCCATGGAAGAGCACCAGGTCAGTATAGACGGGACCACCTATCCGCTTCCCGAGCCATTTTTTGTGGTGGGGACACAAAACCCGGGTTATCAGTCCGGCACCTACCCGCTGCCTGAGTCGCAGCTGGATCGTTTTTTAATGTGTATTTCATTGGGTTATCCTGACTGGGAAGCCGAAAAAGCCATGTTGCGACAACGCAGCGAGCGACATCAGCAACCCCTGAACAGCCTGCTGAATATCGAGACCCTGTTGGCCTGGCAGCAGGATGTCGTCAACGTGAATGCCGCTGACCCGGTACTGGATTATATTTTGCGGCTGGTGACGACCAGCAGGACCACGCCGGGCTTCCCGAATGCTTTATCTCCCCGGGCCAGCAAAGCAATATTACAGGCGGCTAAAGCCTGGGCGTACATGCATGAGCGCGATTATGTTGTGCCTGAAGATGTGCAGGCTGTTTTTGTTGCGGTAGCCGAACATCGTTTGCGCTCAGCCAATCAGGAGTCTGCCGCCGAGGCCGTGTTAAGCCAGCGATTATTAGAAAGTGTCGATCCTCTGGCGGCCTGA
- a CDS encoding DUF58 domain-containing protein: MIARLRNRLLLRWLANRIPGKRRHQLDVQSIFILPTFFGSCFFVLCLCMFILGTNYQNNMLLLLTYFFIALGLINLFVSYHNFARIQLQAKGVNPVYAGDNATFQFQLTAPHHQKPSGELHVQWWGHDNGITVDLDESPGNISLPRFTYRRGIFSLPRVTFASEYPLGLFRCWTHLDFTQPLTVYPKLSSAGIALRPLDAEDTTATFHAPGHDDFQSLKSYHPGDPVQRIAWKSVAKGGPPVVKVFSEQAGSAGYLMLDTNSATLEEDISSVAYQIVSLSQQNLCFGLKAGQQIVPASAGDAHRHQCLALLAALPETQSKRNEHEQA, translated from the coding sequence ATGATAGCCCGATTACGCAACCGCTTGTTGCTACGCTGGCTGGCCAACCGAATCCCCGGTAAACGCCGACATCAGCTGGATGTGCAGTCTATTTTTATTTTGCCGACCTTTTTTGGCAGTTGTTTTTTTGTATTGTGTCTTTGTATGTTTATTTTGGGTACGAACTACCAGAATAATATGCTGTTATTGCTGACTTACTTTTTCATTGCACTGGGCTTAATTAATCTATTTGTCAGCTATCATAATTTTGCCCGCATCCAGTTACAGGCAAAAGGCGTTAATCCTGTGTATGCCGGTGACAATGCCACGTTTCAGTTTCAACTGACCGCTCCGCACCATCAAAAACCCAGCGGCGAGTTGCACGTCCAGTGGTGGGGGCACGACAACGGCATTACTGTTGACCTTGATGAATCCCCGGGAAATATCAGCCTGCCCCGTTTTACTTATCGGCGAGGCATATTCAGCCTGCCCCGGGTGACATTTGCTAGCGAGTATCCGCTGGGACTGTTTCGCTGCTGGACACATCTTGACTTTACTCAGCCGCTGACGGTCTATCCTAAATTATCCAGCGCTGGGATTGCCCTGCGTCCGCTTGACGCAGAAGACACCACCGCCACATTTCATGCCCCAGGCCATGATGACTTTCAGTCGCTTAAATCCTATCACCCCGGCGATCCGGTGCAACGCATTGCATGGAAATCGGTTGCGAAAGGAGGCCCGCCTGTAGTCAAAGTGTTTAGTGAGCAGGCCGGTTCAGCCGGCTATCTTATGCTTGATACCAACAGTGCCACACTGGAGGAAGATATCAGTAGCGTGGCTTATCAGATTGTCTCACTTAGCCAGCAAAATCTGTGCTTTGGTCTGAAAGCCGGCCAGCAGATTGTTCCTGCCAGCGCCGGTGATGCGCACCGGCATCAATGCCTTGCCCTGCTCGCAGCACTGCCAGAAACCCAATCAAAGCGAAACGAACATGAACAAGCATAG
- a CDS encoding transglutaminase family protein, producing MNKHSRLPVAGHRASLIMSVAVGGISLTLTEQLMAWVMILLVCAVTVRFMLYKGLYKHAPGTRTINLLAVLASVALAWFAIGQGILITMINLLVVGCALKLLLLNRRRDFLQLAACCLFLVGCAFIFSQSLFSTVLYSLVLFVILLAIQLFFAPQLGFKRHLKRLLKMSLQALPVAVLLFLILPHLPPFWGMPQDKSTGTGLSEKMTPGDIAKLTRSTDHVFTATFDGDVPDPEQRYWRAMVLEEFDGKSWQVSEYRKQRQQVMTYTRQSYRPAVTGPAFSYQMLTEATGNQWLPVIDIALPGTFASTEKVFSANDYTLRTRQPMLSKQAFDISSFYQASLRVPANGLELNSNLQLPQQTNPRAAAWAQQLRQQHQSNRALAQAVMTYFASQGFSYTLEPPVMPDAPVDTFLFDARQGFCSHYASAMTFVLRSAGIPARIVSGYQGGQNLTDNALSIYQYDAHAWVEASLDNQSWTRFDPTAMVAMSRLQYGFMQAMSEQQHDAPLFSRANPANSTLLNSIFHVLDSVNYQWNRWVLGFDASTQEDMVSNIMGKATGTRMTIFMLSTLLFIAGLLAFYFVPRPVKKGSNEAERLYYDIQKRLEKLTGLPRNHLGPSGYLTLVGPRINSSARIALERFTQTFEALQYQPHQKHYSISVLRSQHRALVKALRKHPRGRHQATTSPIPG from the coding sequence ATGAACAAGCATAGTCGGCTGCCAGTGGCAGGGCATCGCGCCAGCCTTATTATGTCGGTAGCCGTAGGCGGCATCAGCCTGACCCTGACTGAGCAGCTCATGGCATGGGTAATGATACTGCTGGTATGCGCGGTAACCGTGCGTTTTATGTTGTACAAAGGGTTATACAAACACGCCCCGGGTACCCGGACCATCAATTTGCTGGCGGTTCTGGCATCAGTCGCACTGGCCTGGTTTGCCATTGGTCAGGGGATCCTCATCACCATGATTAACCTGTTAGTAGTGGGGTGTGCACTTAAGCTGCTGTTGCTAAACCGGCGCCGGGACTTTTTACAACTGGCCGCATGCTGTCTGTTTTTAGTCGGGTGCGCCTTTATATTCTCACAGTCGCTATTTTCTACGGTACTGTATAGCCTGGTGCTGTTTGTAATATTGCTGGCCATTCAACTCTTCTTTGCCCCCCAGCTTGGTTTTAAGCGCCACCTTAAAAGACTGTTAAAGATGAGCCTGCAGGCACTGCCAGTGGCTGTTTTACTGTTTCTTATACTGCCGCATTTACCTCCTTTTTGGGGAATGCCGCAGGACAAAAGTACCGGAACCGGCCTGAGTGAAAAAATGACTCCCGGAGATATCGCTAAGCTAACCCGCTCCACTGATCATGTTTTTACCGCTACGTTTGACGGCGACGTACCCGATCCCGAACAGCGTTACTGGCGAGCCATGGTGCTGGAGGAATTTGATGGGAAAAGCTGGCAGGTCAGCGAATATCGCAAACAACGTCAGCAGGTCATGACTTACACCCGGCAATCTTACCGGCCAGCGGTTACCGGTCCGGCATTTAGTTATCAAATGCTCACTGAGGCTACCGGTAATCAGTGGTTACCGGTTATTGATATCGCGTTGCCGGGCACCTTTGCCTCTACCGAAAAAGTGTTCAGCGCCAATGACTATACCCTGCGTACCCGTCAGCCTATGCTCAGCAAGCAGGCTTTTGATATCAGCAGTTTCTACCAGGCATCTCTGCGAGTGCCGGCAAATGGGCTGGAACTGAACAGCAATCTACAACTACCACAGCAAACCAACCCCAGAGCCGCGGCCTGGGCGCAGCAGCTTCGTCAACAGCATCAAAGTAATCGGGCGCTGGCTCAGGCAGTCATGACCTACTTTGCCAGTCAGGGATTCAGTTATACACTGGAGCCCCCGGTCATGCCCGATGCACCGGTAGATACCTTTTTGTTTGACGCCCGCCAGGGGTTTTGTTCCCATTATGCCAGTGCCATGACATTTGTATTACGCAGTGCCGGCATCCCGGCCCGCATTGTGTCGGGTTATCAGGGCGGACAAAATCTCACCGACAATGCACTGAGTATTTATCAGTATGATGCCCATGCCTGGGTAGAAGCATCGCTGGATAACCAAAGCTGGACGCGCTTTGACCCTACTGCCATGGTGGCCATGTCACGTTTGCAATACGGGTTCATGCAGGCGATGTCTGAGCAGCAGCATGATGCACCACTATTTTCCCGCGCTAACCCGGCGAATTCGACACTGCTGAACAGCATATTCCACGTGCTTGATAGTGTTAACTATCAGTGGAACCGATGGGTGCTGGGCTTCGATGCCAGTACGCAGGAAGATATGGTCAGTAACATAATGGGCAAGGCGACCGGCACTCGCATGACTATCTTTATGCTGTCGACGCTGCTTTTTATTGCTGGCTTGCTGGCTTTTTATTTTGTGCCCCGGCCGGTAAAAAAAGGAAGCAACGAAGCAGAGCGCTTATATTACGACATCCAGAAACGTCTTGAAAAACTGACCGGTTTACCGCGCAACCATTTGGGTCCATCCGGCTATCTGACACTTGTCGGCCCGCGTATAAACTCCTCCGCCAGAATTGCGCTGGAACGATTTACCCAGACATTTGAAGCCCTGCAATATCAGCCTCACCAGAAGCACTACTCTATATCGGTATTGCGCAGTCAGCACAGGGCACTGGTAAAAGCGCTGCGAAAGCACCCCAGAGGCCGTCATCAGGCCACTACCAGTCCCATACCCGGTTAA
- the fusA gene encoding elongation factor G, with protein MADLSLYRNIGIFAHVDAGKTTTTERILKLTGKIHKTGEVHDGESTTDFMEQEAERGITIQSAATTCFWKNHRLNIIDTPGHVDFTVEVYRSLKVLDGGIGVFCGSGGVEPQSETNWRYANESGVARVIFVNKLDRMGADFYRVLGQIQKVLGAKPVVMTLPIGIEDQFNGIVDVLEQKAYIWDETGLPENFEVCDVPEDMKEKVAKYREDLVETAVEMDDDLMMAYMDGEEPSIEDIKRCIRKGTRDLAFFPTFCGSAFKNKGVQLVLDGVLDYLPSPTEVDPQPLTDKDTGEPTGEHAIVSKEEPFRALAFKIMDDRFGALTFIRVYSGVLNKGDTILNSATGKTERIGRMVEMHANDRTELTTAHAGDILAVVGMKNVQTGHTLCSTSNPCTLEPMIFPEPVISIAVKPKDKGATEKMGIAIGKLVSEDPSFQVETDEDSGETILKGMGELHLDIKVDILKRTYGVELEVGQPQVAYRETITQAVEDSYTHKKQSGGSGQFGKIDYRIKPGETNSGFQFTSSVVGGNVPKEFFPAIEKGFKGMMEEGPLAGYPVLDVEVELFDGGFHAVDSSAIAFEIAAKGAFRQSMPKAGPQLLEPIMKVDVFTPEDHVGDVIGDLNRRRGMIKDQEAGVTGVRIKADVPLSEMFGYIGHLRTMTSGRGQFSMEFSHYAPCPSNVADKIIEEVKAAKK; from the coding sequence ATGGCAGACTTATCTCTTTACAGAAACATTGGTATTTTCGCCCACGTAGACGCGGGTAAAACTACCACAACAGAACGTATTTTGAAGCTTACCGGTAAAATCCATAAGACCGGTGAAGTGCACGATGGTGAGTCAACAACTGACTTCATGGAACAGGAAGCCGAGCGTGGTATTACTATCCAGTCAGCTGCGACTACCTGTTTCTGGAAAAACCACCGTCTGAACATCATCGATACTCCTGGACACGTTGACTTTACTGTAGAAGTTTACCGTTCACTGAAAGTTCTTGATGGCGGTATCGGTGTTTTCTGTGGTTCTGGCGGTGTTGAACCTCAGTCAGAAACTAACTGGCGTTATGCCAACGAATCAGGCGTTGCCCGTGTTATCTTCGTAAACAAGCTGGACCGTATGGGTGCAGACTTCTACCGTGTTCTTGGGCAAATCCAAAAGGTACTGGGTGCAAAGCCAGTCGTTATGACTCTGCCTATCGGTATTGAAGATCAGTTCAACGGTATCGTTGACGTACTTGAGCAAAAAGCATACATCTGGGATGAAACTGGCCTGCCAGAAAACTTCGAAGTATGTGACGTTCCTGAAGATATGAAGGAAAAAGTGGCTAAGTACCGTGAAGACCTGGTTGAAACTGCGGTTGAAATGGACGACGACCTGATGATGGCTTATATGGATGGCGAAGAGCCGTCTATTGAAGATATCAAGCGTTGTATTCGTAAAGGTACACGTGACCTGGCGTTCTTCCCAACATTCTGTGGCTCTGCATTTAAGAACAAAGGTGTACAGCTGGTTCTTGACGGTGTACTTGACTACCTGCCAAGCCCAACAGAAGTTGATCCGCAGCCACTGACTGACAAAGATACTGGTGAGCCTACTGGCGAGCACGCTATCGTGTCTAAAGAAGAGCCGTTCCGCGCGCTGGCGTTCAAAATTATGGACGACCGCTTTGGTGCACTGACGTTTATCCGTGTTTACTCTGGTGTTCTGAACAAGGGTGATACCATCCTGAACAGTGCTACAGGTAAAACTGAGCGTATCGGCCGTATGGTTGAAATGCACGCGAATGACCGTACAGAATTAACAACTGCGCATGCAGGTGACATTCTGGCTGTTGTTGGTATGAAGAACGTACAGACTGGTCACACTCTGTGTTCAACCAGCAATCCTTGTACACTTGAGCCAATGATCTTCCCTGAGCCGGTAATCTCTATCGCTGTTAAGCCTAAAGATAAAGGCGCAACTGAGAAGATGGGTATCGCCATTGGTAAACTGGTTTCTGAAGATCCGTCGTTCCAGGTTGAGACTGACGAAGATTCTGGTGAAACTATCCTGAAAGGGATGGGTGAACTTCACCTGGATATCAAAGTAGACATCCTGAAGCGTACTTACGGCGTTGAGCTGGAAGTTGGTCAGCCGCAGGTTGCTTACCGTGAAACTATCACTCAGGCAGTTGAAGATAGCTACACGCATAAGAAGCAGTCTGGTGGTTCTGGTCAGTTCGGTAAAATTGATTACCGCATCAAGCCAGGCGAAACTAACTCTGGCTTCCAGTTCACTTCTTCTGTTGTGGGCGGTAACGTACCTAAAGAATTCTTCCCAGCCATTGAAAAAGGCTTCAAGGGCATGATGGAAGAAGGTCCACTGGCAGGTTACCCTGTACTGGACGTTGAAGTAGAACTGTTTGACGGTGGGTTCCACGCAGTTGACTCATCTGCCATTGCATTTGAAATCGCTGCAAAAGGCGCATTCCGTCAATCAATGCCTAAAGCCGGCCCTCAGCTTCTTGAGCCAATCATGAAAGTTGACGTGTTCACACCAGAAGATCACGTTGGTGATGTTATCGGTGACCTGAACCGTCGTCGTGGTATGATCAAAGATCAGGAAGCAGGTGTAACAGGCGTACGTATCAAGGCAGACGTTCCTCTGTCTGAAATGTTCGGTTACATCGGTCACCTGCGTACAATGACATCTGGTCGTGGTCAGTTCTCTATGGAGTTCAGCCACTATGCGCCATGTCCTTCGAACGTAGCTGACAAGATCATCGAAGAAGTTAAAGCAGCGAAAAAATAA
- the rlmM gene encoding 23S rRNA (cytidine(2498)-2'-O)-methyltransferase RlmM, protein MASLLGYCRAGYEPDLANEITARAAQLECYGYPKFTTGEGFITYECYNPQDADKLGRLLTVESTIFARQLVVITTELQGLDKQDRLAPVLESIIGHDNPEMKNGVLYVEHADTDAGKDLAKFCRKFTVVLRQALRKNQCLTFKEQQNGRGIHVFFTDFDTCMVGYTYPQSRTLHANGIYRLKFPASAPSRSTLKLEEAILTMLSPAQQELVFRPGARAVDLGACPGGWTYQLVQREMYVEAIDNGLIDDALMATGLVEHFAADGFTYKPQFGRVDLLVCDMIEQPDRVARLMGDWLVKKWADHAIFNLKLPMKRRYETVVEAMDDLQARLHELKDRFDVHLRHLYHDRDEITVSVIRVSQNSYYN, encoded by the coding sequence GTGGCAAGTTTATTGGGATACTGCAGAGCCGGGTATGAGCCGGATCTTGCCAACGAAATCACGGCGCGGGCCGCACAGCTTGAATGTTACGGATATCCAAAGTTTACCACCGGTGAAGGGTTCATCACCTATGAATGCTATAACCCGCAAGATGCTGACAAACTAGGTCGTTTGCTGACGGTGGAGTCGACTATATTTGCCCGCCAGTTGGTGGTGATAACCACCGAATTACAGGGGCTCGATAAACAGGATCGGCTGGCCCCGGTGCTTGAATCTATAATCGGGCATGATAATCCGGAGATGAAAAACGGGGTGCTGTATGTTGAGCATGCCGATACGGACGCAGGCAAGGACCTGGCTAAATTCTGCCGCAAATTCACCGTTGTGCTGCGTCAGGCACTGCGTAAAAATCAGTGTCTGACCTTTAAAGAGCAGCAGAACGGGCGGGGTATCCATGTTTTTTTCACTGATTTTGATACCTGCATGGTGGGGTATACCTACCCGCAAAGCCGTACGCTACATGCTAATGGCATTTATCGGCTGAAATTTCCGGCCAGTGCGCCGAGTCGTTCTACCTTGAAATTAGAAGAAGCAATCCTCACAATGCTCTCCCCTGCACAACAGGAGCTGGTTTTCAGGCCCGGAGCACGGGCGGTGGATCTCGGTGCCTGCCCCGGCGGATGGACCTATCAGCTGGTACAGCGGGAAATGTATGTTGAGGCCATTGATAATGGCCTGATTGATGATGCACTGATGGCCACCGGACTGGTAGAACACTTTGCGGCAGACGGATTTACCTATAAACCGCAATTTGGCCGTGTAGATTTGCTGGTGTGTGATATGATCGAGCAGCCTGACAGGGTCGCAAGGCTCATGGGGGACTGGTTAGTCAAAAAATGGGCAGATCATGCAATTTTTAACTTAAAGTTGCCAATGAAACGCCGGTACGAGACCGTTGTTGAGGCAATGGATGATCTGCAGGCAAGATTACATGAGCTGAAAGATCGCTTTGATGTGCATCTTCGGCATCTTTACCACGACCGTGACGAGATCACGGTTTCGGTAATAAGAGTTTCGCAAAACTCTTATTACAACTAA
- a CDS encoding DUF423 domain-containing protein codes for MKTLGIVGAIGALLAVMLGALGAHGLKNVLSEPALHAFNTAVEYQMYHSLAVLLVCALPGLSARLAATAAWCFVSGTVLFSGSIYGLTLAGLSWLGPVTPLGGLTMMSGWILLIVSMIKGR; via the coding sequence ATGAAAACACTTGGCATAGTGGGGGCTATCGGTGCGCTGCTGGCGGTCATGCTGGGCGCGCTGGGCGCACATGGCCTGAAAAATGTGCTTAGCGAGCCTGCGCTGCACGCATTCAACACTGCGGTTGAGTATCAGATGTACCACAGCCTGGCAGTGTTGCTGGTGTGCGCGTTACCTGGTCTTTCAGCACGACTAGCCGCTACAGCCGCCTGGTGCTTTGTTAGCGGCACCGTGCTTTTCAGTGGCAGTATTTATGGCCTGACCCTGGCCGGATTAAGCTGGTTGGGGCCGGTGACGCCATTAGGTGGCCTGACCATGATGTCAGGCTGGATATTATTGATAGTAAGTATGATTAAGGGGCGCTAA
- a CDS encoding alpha/beta fold hydrolase, whose protein sequence is MFDIITNQADSPRCRFLFAHGAGAGKDSEFMTQMAALLAERHIDVVRFDFSYMQTIASTGKRRPPDKADKLQAYFHQVIAHIEQTMPALPLFIGGKSMGGRMATLIADEADVNGTVVFGYPFHPPGKPDKLRTEHLAVCRRPVHIIQGERDTFGRQDEISTYTLSDRLSLTFLADGDHSLKPRKSSGFDYASHMQQAADAAAAFMLEQGA, encoded by the coding sequence ATGTTTGATATAATCACCAACCAGGCAGATAGCCCCCGATGCCGGTTTTTATTTGCCCACGGGGCGGGGGCCGGGAAAGACTCAGAATTTATGACGCAGATGGCTGCGCTATTGGCCGAACGTCATATTGATGTGGTGCGGTTTGATTTTTCCTACATGCAGACCATCGCCAGCACCGGTAAGCGCCGGCCGCCGGACAAGGCAGATAAGCTGCAGGCGTACTTTCATCAGGTGATTGCACATATTGAACAGACAATGCCAGCCTTGCCCTTATTTATTGGTGGTAAGTCTATGGGGGGCAGAATGGCCACTCTGATTGCCGATGAAGCCGATGTGAACGGCACAGTGGTTTTTGGGTATCCGTTTCATCCACCGGGAAAGCCTGACAAACTGCGTACCGAGCATTTGGCAGTGTGCCGCCGGCCTGTGCATATTATTCAGGGCGAGCGGGATACCTTTGGTCGGCAGGATGAAATAAGCACTTACACATTGAGTGACAGGCTCTCTTTAACCTTTCTGGCCGATGGCGACCACAGTCTGAAACCCCGTAAAAGCAGCGGTTTTGACTATGCCAGCCATATGCAGCAGGCCGCCGATGCGGCAGCTGCATTTATGCTGGAGCAGGGCGCATGA
- a CDS encoding transcriptional regulator GcvA, whose protein sequence is MQRRLPPLNALKAFEAAARHLSFTRAADELFVTQAAVSHQIKALEEFLSMKLFIRRNRTLLLTEEGQAYFLELKDIFKSLQEATERLLARGSKGAITVAMPPSFAAQWLVPRISRFSVAHPDIDVRIKAVDFDEGFLEDDVDVAIYYGKGRWSGLQSDRLHTEFLTPLCAPSLFNGPKPLEQLSDLKHHVLLHDLSREAWKNWLKHVGVSGVNVNQGPVFSHSMLVLQAAALGQGIALANTILARPEIEAGRLIMPFEEKVESRDAFYVVCDETQAELGKIAAFREWILAQVDEEQDDV, encoded by the coding sequence ATGCAACGACGTCTTCCTCCCTTAAATGCGCTGAAAGCCTTTGAAGCGGCAGCCCGCCATTTGAGTTTTACCCGCGCTGCTGATGAACTGTTTGTGACTCAGGCAGCGGTCAGTCATCAGATTAAAGCGCTGGAAGAATTTTTATCCATGAAATTGTTTATCCGGCGCAACCGCACTCTACTGCTAACCGAAGAAGGTCAGGCATACTTTCTGGAGCTTAAAGATATCTTCAAAAGTTTACAGGAAGCCACCGAGCGCTTGCTGGCCAGGGGAAGTAAGGGCGCCATCACTGTCGCTATGCCACCGAGCTTTGCCGCGCAATGGCTGGTGCCGCGCATATCGCGGTTCAGTGTGGCACACCCGGATATTGATGTGCGTATCAAGGCGGTAGATTTTGACGAAGGGTTTCTGGAAGACGATGTGGATGTGGCGATTTACTACGGAAAAGGCCGCTGGTCAGGGCTACAGTCAGATCGCCTGCATACAGAATTTCTGACCCCGTTGTGTGCACCCAGTTTATTTAATGGCCCCAAGCCACTGGAACAGCTCTCCGATCTTAAACACCATGTGCTTTTACACGATTTAAGTCGTGAGGCGTGGAAAAACTGGCTCAAACATGTCGGGGTCAGTGGGGTGAATGTCAATCAGGGGCCGGTATTCAGTCATTCCATGCTGGTGTTACAGGCTGCCGCGCTGGGGCAGGGCATTGCTCTGGCCAATACCATTTTAGCCCGCCCGGAGATTGAAGCCGGTCGGCTGATCATGCCGTTTGAGGAAAAAGTGGAAAGTCGCGATGCTTTCTATGTTGTGTGTGATGAAACTCAGGCTGAGTTAGGTAAAATAGCGGCTTTTCGCGAGTGGATCCTCGCCCAGGTAGACGAAGAGCAGGACGATGTTTGA
- the kdsA gene encoding 3-deoxy-8-phosphooctulonate synthase, producing MTVSSKVIQVGKTDVANHLPFVLFGGMNVLESRDLAMKIAEHYKNVTDKLGIPYVFKASFDKANRSSVHSFRGPGMEEGLKIFQEIKQTFDVPVITDVHEPYQCQPVAEVADVIQLPAFLARQTDLVVAMAETGAVINVKKPQFLAPHEMRHIIKKLGEAGNENVILCERGSCFGYNNLVVDMLGMEAMKEYAPVIFDATHALQMPGGRETSADGRRAQAAQLARSGMALGLAGLFIEAHPNPDEAKCDGPCALPLSKLEPYLAQMKAMDELVKGFAELDTSAQ from the coding sequence ATGACTGTATCTTCAAAAGTTATTCAGGTCGGAAAGACCGACGTCGCTAACCATTTGCCATTTGTCTTGTTTGGCGGCATGAACGTACTGGAGTCCCGCGATCTGGCAATGAAGATTGCCGAGCATTATAAAAATGTTACAGATAAACTGGGCATACCCTATGTGTTTAAAGCATCGTTTGATAAAGCGAATCGCTCATCGGTCCATTCTTTTCGTGGCCCGGGCATGGAAGAAGGCCTGAAAATCTTCCAGGAAATCAAACAAACCTTTGATGTACCTGTGATCACGGATGTCCACGAACCTTATCAGTGTCAGCCGGTGGCTGAGGTGGCGGATGTTATCCAGCTTCCTGCGTTTTTAGCCCGGCAGACCGATCTGGTGGTGGCGATGGCTGAAACCGGCGCTGTGATCAATGTGAAAAAACCTCAGTTTCTGGCCCCGCATGAGATGCGTCATATTATCAAAAAACTCGGTGAAGCCGGCAATGAAAATGTGATTCTGTGTGAGCGTGGCAGCTGTTTTGGTTACAACAATCTGGTGGTGGACATGCTGGGTATGGAAGCCATGAAAGAATATGCACCGGTTATCTTTGATGCAACGCACGCGCTGCAGATGCCGGGTGGCCGGGAAACATCAGCCGACGGACGTCGTGCTCAGGCTGCGCAACTGGCACGCAGCGGCATGGCGCTGGGTCTGGCCGGTTTGTTTATTGAAGCACATCCGAATCCGGATGAAGCCAAGTGTGACGGACCCTGTGCATTGCCGTTATCCAAGCTTGAGCCGTATCTGGCACAAATGAAGGCGATGGATGAACTGGTTAAGGGTTTTGCTGAGCTGGATACTTCAGCGCAATAG
- a CDS encoding SirB2 family protein: protein MYMMAKHLHLTAVAISALLFIFRFVMLQASPDFLKAKWIKIVPHVVDTVLLASALWMCSLLGQWPFVTDWLTFKFVGLLMYILLGMFALKWGRTALMRWAGFVGAIVWLLLIAKVAITKQPIFF from the coding sequence ATGTACATGATGGCAAAACATCTTCACCTGACGGCAGTGGCAATCAGTGCGCTACTGTTTATTTTCAGGTTTGTTATGTTGCAGGCATCGCCTGATTTTTTAAAAGCCAAATGGATAAAAATTGTCCCGCATGTGGTCGACACTGTACTGCTGGCCAGCGCCCTGTGGATGTGCAGTTTGCTGGGACAGTGGCCGTTTGTAACAGACTGGCTGACGTTTAAATTTGTCGGCCTGCTGATGTATATATTACTGGGAATGTTTGCCCTTAAATGGGGTCGCACGGCGCTGATGCGCTGGGCTGGCTTTGTGGGGGCCATTGTCTGGTTACTGCTGATTGCAAAAGTGGCGATTACCAAGCAGCCGATATTTTTCTAA